In Mycteria americana isolate JAX WOST 10 ecotype Jacksonville Zoo and Gardens chromosome 3, USCA_MyAme_1.0, whole genome shotgun sequence, a single genomic region encodes these proteins:
- the ALK gene encoding ALK tyrosine kinase receptor isoform X3, with translation MDGEDGVSFINPIGTLYTPALKVTEGHGEVDIRLHLNCSHCEMDECRVDLETQKVICFCEPGTELAEDGVSCIAEPVVHLPLSLVLSVVTSALVAALILAFSGIMIVYRRKHQELQAMQMELQSPEYKLSKLRTSTIMTDYNPNYCFAGKTTSISDLKEVPRKNISLIRGLGHGAFGEVYEGQVAGIPSDPSPLQVAVKTLPEVCSEQDELDFLMEALIISKFNHQNIVRCIGVSLQALPRFILLELMAGGDLKSFLRETRPRPNQPSSLSMLDLLHVARDIACGCQYLEENHFIHRDIAARNCLLTCRGPGRVAKIGDFGMARDIYRASYYRKGGCAMLPVKWMPPEAFMEGIFTSKTDTWSFGVLLWEIFSLGYMPYPSKSNQEVLEFVTNGGRMDPPKNCPGPVYRIMTQCWQHQPEDRPNFAIILERIEYCTQDPDVINTALPIEYGPSAEEEEKVAMRPDDPEGIPPLLVSTHQDRKDDKQTLPSPPPLPSAITAGKPLGKMGALEPPLPGKVQSASAGGHINMAYAQSNPPSELHKSRGSRNKPTNLWNPTYGSWFAEKQASKNSSLLEKEMPERENLGQEGNCTVGPNIVTGRLPGSSLLLEPSSLTASVKEVPLFRLRHFPCGNVNYGYQQQGLPLEASTPPCASSYEDPVLRNKSHITQQGP, from the exons ATGGATGGGGAGGATGGTGTGTCCTTTATTAATCCAATTGGTACTTTATACACTCCAGCACTTAAAG TGACAGAGGGGCACGGAGAGGTGGATATTAGGCTGCATCTTAACTGCAGTCACTGTGAGATGGACGAGTGCCGTGTTGATCTTGAGACTCAAAAAGTCATTTGCTTTTGTgagccaggcacagagctggcTGAGGATGGTGTGTCTTGCATAG CTGAGCCAGTGGttcatctccctctctccttgGTCTTGTCTGTAGTGACTTCAGCATTGGTGGCTGCTTTAATTTTGGCTTTTTCAGGAATCATGATAG TATATCGTCGGAAGCACCAGGAGCTACAAGCCATGCAGATGGAGTTACAGAGCCCAGAATATAAACTGAGCAAGCTGCGTACCTCCACTATCATGACAGACTACAATCCCAACTACTGCTTTGCAGGAAAGACCACATCCATTAGTGACCTCAAAGAGGTGCCTCGAAAAAACATCTCCCTCATCCG GGGTTTGGGCCACGGAGCCTTTGGTGAGGTATATGAAGGTCAGGTGGCAGGGATCCCCAGCGACCCCAGTCCCTTGCAGGTGGCTGTGAAA acatTACCAGAAGTGTGTTCGGAGCAAGATGAGCTGGACTTCCTCATGGAAGCTCTCATTATCAG CAAGTTCAACCACCAGAATATCGTGCGCTGTATCGGGGTGAGCTTGCAGGCACTGCCTCGTTTCATCCTGCTAGAGCTCATGGCTGGAGGTGACCTGAAATCGTTCCTGCGAGAGACGCGGCCTAGGCCg AATCAGCCCTCCTCCCTTTCCATGCTGGACTTGCTCCACGTGGCTCGTGACATTGCTTGTGGGTGTCAGTACCTGGAGGAGAACCACTTCATTCACAG GGATATTGCTGCCAGGAACTGCCTCCTTACCTGTCGAGGGCCTGGGAGAGTGGCTAAAATTGGAGACTTTGGAATGGCCCGGGATATATACAG AGCCAGCTACTATCGGAAGGGTGGGTGTGCAATGTTGCCCGTCAAATGGATGCCTCCTGAGGCTTTCATGGAAGGGATATTTACATCAAAAACAGACACATG GTCCTTTGGCGTATTGCTGTGGGAGATATTCTCTTTGGGATACATGCCCTACCCTAGCAAAAGTAACCAGGAGGTTCTGGAGTTTGTCACCAATGGAGGAAGGATGGATCCACCTAAAAACTGCCCTGGCCCTGT TTATCGCATTATGACCCAGTGTTGGCAGCACCAGCCTGAAGACCGGCCGAATTTTGCCATAATCCTGGAGAGGATTGAGTACTGCACTCAG GATCCAGATGTCATCAACACTGCTTTGCCCATAGAATATGGCCCatcagctgaggaggaggagaaggtagCGATGCGCCCCGACGATCCAGAAGGAATTCCTCCTCTCTTGGTCTCCACACACCAAGACAGAAAGGATGACAAGCAAACTCTGCCATCTCCACCACCCCTGCCATCAGCCATCACTGCTGGAAAACCTCTAGGGAAAATGGGAGCCTTGGAACCGCCACTGCCGGGGAAGGTGCAGTCAGCCTCAGCAGGGGGACATATCAACATGGCCTATGCCCAGTCCAATCCCCCTTCTGAGCTGCACAAAAGCCGGGGCTCCAGAAACAAGCCCACCAACCTCTGGAATCCAACCTACGGTTCCTGGTTTGCAGAGAAGCAGGCCAGCAAAAACAGttctctgctggagaaggagaTGCCCGAGAGGGAGAATTTGGGACAGGAAGGAAACTGTACTGTGGGGCCCAACATTGTGACTGGCAGGCTGCCAGGCTCCTCCCTGCTATTAGAGCCATCTTCCCTAACAGCAAGTGTTAAAGAAGTGCCTCTCTTTAGGCTCCGCCACTTCCCCTGTGGGAACGTCAACTATGGATACCAACAGCAGGGCTTACCCTTGGAAGCCTCCACGCCACCTTGCGCTAGCAGTTACGAGGACCCCGTCCTTAGAAACAAGAGCCACATAACCCAGCAGGGGCCGTGA